A stretch of Maridesulfovibrio ferrireducens DNA encodes these proteins:
- a CDS encoding N4-gp56 family major capsid protein yields the protein MATMVYGDISPRTAGKACKIFLKRATPLILIERFAQGRPLEKNNSKVQVFRRYESLAPALTPITEGVTPAGKTGTNTDVFVTLQQYGDYVELSDVIADTHEDPVLHEYMGITGEQAAETVELINYGILKGGTSVFYANGAARNEVNTELTLATQRRSLRGILAMNGKRHTQFLSGSQNYETRPVGPCFIGLCHTDCSSAIRDMAGFVPVEKYGTQDPLPGEIGAVEEVRYCASSLYEPFADAGGDKGAMISTTGTKADIYPVIYLARDAFGVVPLRGKKAIVPMILNPNVPRGGDNLGQRGSVGWKTMYAAVILNDAWMARAECCVKL from the coding sequence ATGGCTACTATGGTTTACGGTGATATCTCACCTCGTACAGCAGGGAAGGCTTGTAAAATCTTCCTCAAAAGAGCAACTCCGCTTATTTTGATTGAGCGTTTTGCTCAGGGCCGTCCTTTAGAGAAAAACAATTCTAAAGTGCAGGTTTTTAGACGTTACGAGTCTCTTGCTCCAGCACTTACTCCTATAACTGAGGGCGTAACTCCCGCAGGTAAGACCGGAACAAACACTGATGTATTTGTCACTCTTCAGCAGTACGGCGATTACGTCGAATTGTCTGATGTTATCGCGGATACTCACGAAGACCCCGTTCTTCATGAATACATGGGCATTACCGGCGAACAGGCCGCTGAAACTGTTGAACTTATCAACTACGGCATTCTTAAAGGCGGGACTTCTGTTTTTTATGCAAATGGTGCTGCCCGTAACGAAGTTAACACTGAACTGACTCTGGCTACTCAGCGCAGATCCCTTCGCGGCATTCTTGCTATGAACGGCAAGCGTCACACTCAGTTTCTTTCCGGTTCACAGAACTATGAAACTCGCCCAGTCGGTCCTTGTTTTATCGGTCTTTGTCACACTGATTGCTCCAGTGCCATTCGCGATATGGCTGGATTCGTTCCCGTTGAAAAATACGGAACTCAAGATCCTCTCCCCGGCGAAATCGGTGCGGTTGAAGAAGTTCGTTATTGCGCTTCTTCTCTCTACGAGCCTTTTGCTGATGCCGGGGGTGACAAGGGAGCCATGATTTCTACAACCGGAACTAAGGCGGATATTTATCCGGTTATTTATCTCGCTCGTGATGCTTTCGGAGTTGTTCCTCTCAGGGGTAAAAAAGCGATTGTTCCTATGATTCTTAATCCTAATGTGCCTCGCGGCGGTGACAACCTTGGACAGCGTGGTTCTGTTGGTTGGAAGACCATGTATGCAGCTGTCATTTTGAATGACGCTTGGATGGCTCGCGCTGAGTGTTGCGTAAAGCTCTAA
- a CDS encoding DUF6682 family protein, with translation MKAKEIFLLVSSKLQDLEGGVATRWPWEITEGKLSLTDAFNAAVRNIALQRPDATAITESIKLQDGVKQVLPDPANGSGASKKALRLIEVIQNMGSDGNTPDEPIMLTSKAAMQLGGWTTTSDDIDNYAYDAKENPDIYWVQPGVAVGALVYISMTYSAEPDHIDGSDDDLPISPTFSGPIVHWMIYELLSGDSSTSSMATAQFHFSAFYQALGVKLKADLYYPKQIQVVKE, from the coding sequence ATGAAAGCCAAAGAAATTTTCTTGCTTGTTTCTTCCAAGCTTCAGGATCTTGAGGGCGGTGTTGCTACACGCTGGCCTTGGGAGATTACGGAAGGAAAGCTATCGCTGACTGATGCGTTTAATGCCGCAGTCAGAAATATTGCTCTACAACGTCCTGACGCTACAGCAATTACCGAATCTATCAAATTGCAGGACGGGGTGAAGCAGGTTTTACCTGATCCGGCAAATGGAAGCGGGGCGAGCAAGAAAGCTCTTCGGCTTATTGAAGTAATTCAGAATATGGGCTCGGATGGAAATACGCCTGACGAGCCCATAATGCTTACTTCCAAGGCGGCTATGCAGCTTGGCGGCTGGACGACTACTAGCGATGATATTGACAATTACGCTTATGATGCCAAAGAGAACCCCGATATTTACTGGGTTCAGCCTGGTGTTGCTGTAGGCGCATTAGTTTATATTTCTATGACTTATTCCGCTGAACCTGACCATATTGATGGATCTGATGACGATCTGCCTATTTCTCCTACATTTAGTGGTCCGATTGTCCACTGGATGATTTACGAGCTTCTATCTGGTGACAGTTCTACGTCTAGTATGGCCACGGCTCAGTTTCATTTTAGCGCATTTTATCAGGCTCTTGGGGTGAAACTTAAGGCCGATCTTTATTATCCTAAACAGATTCAGGTTGTGAAGGAGTAA